Within Streptomyces roseirectus, the genomic segment GCCGAGGAGAGCAGGAAGTGCGCGGCGACGGTGTAGGGGTTGAGCCCGACGAGGACGACGATGCCGCCGAGTACCGCGTTGCCCATGACCACCCAGAACTGGGCCCAGCCCAGGCGGGTGAGGGAGCGGCGGTACGGCTTCTCGGAGCGCGCGGCGATGATGGCCCAGCCGACGGCCGCGCACAGCACGTACGTCAGCATGCGGTTGCCGAACTCGATGGCGCCGTGCAGGCCCATCTCGCTGGTCGCGGTGAGCGAGTCGTCCGTGCACTTGGGCCAGGTCGGGCAGCCGAGGCCGGAGCCGGTGAGGCGTACCGCGCCGCCGGTGACCACGATGACCACCGACATGACGAGCGCGGCGAGGGCGGCGCGCTGGACGGTCCGGGGGGTGGGTGTCCAGCGTGCGGCGATGTAGGCGAGCGGGTTGCGCAGGGCGGCTGCGGCGTCGGCGCGGGTCACGTTTGGCACGCGAACCATCGTAGGGGGCCGCTTGTGCACGCGTTCACGAGGGGTCTGCTCCCAGAGGGGGCTCCTACCGGAGGGGGGCTACTCCCACTTGAAGAACCGGCCCGCCGCCGCCAGACCCGCGACCGCCCACACCGCCAGGATGCCGAGGTCGCCCCACGGCACCCCCGCCCCGTGCTGCAACACGTCCCGCAGCCCGTCCGAGAGCGCCGAGATCGGGAGAAGTCCCAGGACGTCCTGAGCCGCCGAGGGGTACTTGTCCATCGGGATGACGACCCCGCCCCCGACCAGCAGGAGCAGGAAGACGAGGTTCGCGGCGGCCAGCGTCGCCTCCGCCTTGAGCGTGCCGGCCATGAGGAGGCCGAGGCCCGAGAAGGCGGCCGTGCCGAGGACCAGCAGGAGCAGGACGGTCGCGGGGTCGCCGTGCGGGGACCAGCCGAGGGCGTACGCGACGGCCGTCAGCAGGAGCACCTGGAGGACTTCGGTGACCAGTACCGACGCCGTCTTCGCGGTCATCAGGGCCCAGCGCGGCAGCGGCGAGGCGGCGAGCCGCTTGAGGACGCCGTACCTGCGCTCGAAGCCCGTCGCGATGGCCTGGCCGGTGAACGCCGTCGACATCACCGCGAGGGCGAGGACGCCGGGGGCGAGGAAGTCGACGGACTTGTCCGCGCCGGTGTCGATGACGTCGACCGAGCTGAACAGGACGAGCAGGAGGGTCGGGATGACGACCGTCAGCAGGAGCTGTTCGCCGTTGCGCAGGAGCATCTTCGTCTCCAGCGCCGCCTGTGCCGCGATCATGCGGGTCAGGGGGGCGGCGCCGGGCTTCGGGGTGTAGGTGCCGGTGGCGGTCACGAGCGCAGCTCCTTGCCGGTGAGTTCCAGGAAGACGTCCTCCAGCGTGTGGCGTTCGACCGAGATGCGGTCCGGCAGCACGCCGTGCTGGGCGCACCAGGAGGTGACCGTGGCGAGGAGCTGGGGGTCGATCTTGCCGGTGACGCGGTAGGAGCCGGGGGTGAGTTCGTCGGCGGTGGAGTCGGTGGGCAGGGCCTTCAGGAGGGAGCCGACGTCCAGACCGGGACGGCCGCTGAAGCGCAGGGTGTTCTCGGCGCCGCCCTTGCACAACTGCTCCGGGGAGCCCTGGGCGATGACCTTCCCGGCGTCGATGATCGCGACGTCGTCGGCGAGCTGTTCCGCCTCGTCCATGTGGTGCGTGGTGAGGATCACGGCGACGCCGTCGTCGCGGAGGTCCCGGACGAGGTCCCAGGTCGCCCGGCGGGCCTGGGGGTCGAGGCCGGCCGTCGGCTCGTCCAGGAAGACGAGTTCCGGGCGGCCGACGACGGCCATGGCGAGCGCGAGGCGCTGCTGCTGGCCGCCGGAGAGGCGGCGGTAGCTGGTCCGGCCGCAACCGCCGAGGCCGAGCCGTTCGATCAGGGCGTCGACGTCGAGGGGGTGCGCGTGGAGT encodes:
- a CDS encoding ABC transporter permease; this encodes MIAAQAALETKMLLRNGEQLLLTVVIPTLLLVLFSSVDVIDTGADKSVDFLAPGVLALAVMSTAFTGQAIATGFERRYGVLKRLAASPLPRWALMTAKTASVLVTEVLQVLLLTAVAYALGWSPHGDPATVLLLLVLGTAAFSGLGLLMAGTLKAEATLAAANLVFLLLLVGGGVVIPMDKYPSAAQDVLGLLPISALSDGLRDVLQHGAGVPWGDLGILAVWAVAGLAAAGRFFKWE
- a CDS encoding ABC transporter ATP-binding protein: MRSEPVVQVRGLVKRYGAKTAVDGLDVVTGDGVTAVLGPNGAGKTTTVEVCEGYRKPDEGEVRVLGLDPVRQAAALRPRIGVMLQAGGVYSGARADEMLRHVAKLHAHPLDVDALIERLGLGGCGRTSYRRLSGGQQQRLALAMAVVGRPELVFLDEPTAGLDPQARRATWDLVRDLRDDGVAVILTTHHMDEAEQLADDVAIIDAGKVIAQGSPEQLCKGGAENTLRFSGRPGLDVGSLLKALPTDSTADELTPGSYRVTGKIDPQLLATVTSWCAQHGVLPDRISVERHTLEDVFLELTGKELRS